In a single window of the Drosophila albomicans strain 15112-1751.03 chromosome 3, ASM965048v2, whole genome shotgun sequence genome:
- the LOC117571539 gene encoding antigen 5 like allergen Cul n 1-like, translating into MKMFVLFALMYCVLLAVSQDAPTTGPKNPYCDQQLCPMGKRHVACERFFNESHKVCTTEHTVLVNLTNQSEIILKAHNEQRQRLAMGKNTILPRAARLVAMQWSEELATLASYNARMCQAKHDECHNTANFKRSGQNIILFNMTRLVENELMEKMYPQLLGIGVRTWWGEHSSNSSNLMTAADVEHYPCPMWRGRQSPLFRHFAVMAVENNTHVGCAASRYVAKEITYFKLTCNYAENFVCGRPIYHFRAVGCLTGPNMQHKALCSKKEIFA; encoded by the exons ATGAAGATGTTCGTATTGTTCGCTCTTATGTACTGTGTGCTACTTGCAGTCAGCCAGGATGCGCCAACAACCGGACCCAAGAATCCTTATTGTGATCAGCAGCTCTGTCCCATGGGCAAACGTCATGTGGCCTGCGAAAGATTTTTCAAT gAATCCCACAAGGTTTGCACCACCGAGCATACAGTGCTGGTGAATCTGACAAATCAGTCTGAAATCATATTGAAGGCGCACAACGAACAGCGGCAACGCTTGGCCATGGGTAAGAACACAATATTGCCACGTGCTGCACGCTTGGTTGCGATGCAATGGAGCGAAGAACTTGCCACCCTGGCCAGCTACAATGCACGCATGTGCCAGGCCAAGCACGACGAATGCCACAACACGGCCAACTTTAAGCGCTCTggtcaaaatattatt CTGTTCAACATGACGCGTCTGGTGGAGAATGAGCTGATGGAGAAGATGTATCCGCAGCTGTTGGGCATTGGCGTCCGTACTTGGTGGGGcgagcacagcagcaacagcagcaacttgaTGACCGCAGCGGATGTCGAGCACTATCCCTGCCCAATGTGGAGAGGCAGGCAGTCGCC ACTGTTTCGCCATTTTGCGGTCATGGCCGTGGAGAATAACACGCATGTTGGTTGCGCCGCCTCTCGTTATGTGGCCAAGGAGATAACCTACTTCAAGCTGACCTGCAACTATGCTGAGAACTTTGTGTGCGGCAGGCCGATCTATCATTTCCGCGCCGTCGGCTGCCTCACCGGTCCCAACATGCAGCACAAAGCGCTCTGTTCCAAAAAGGAAATATTTGCCTAA